A stretch of Pseudomonas sp. LRP2-20 DNA encodes these proteins:
- a CDS encoding efflux transporter outer membrane subunit, with product MNFAQTPLHRALQLLTRGRGSRLAGAGLCVAMLSACTLSPDYHRPALSTPAQYKQAEGWTQANPSDAIARGAWWEIYGDAGLNALVEELNRSNQTVAQSEAQYRQAQALVRSSRASLFPSLDLSASKNRSAQGTGSSSSSLSNNSSGIRNTYNAQLGVSWEVDLWGKLRETLNANEASAEASFADLAAIRLSQQSELVQNYLQLRVIDEQKRLLEATVATYERSLRMNENQYRAGVAGPDAVAQARTQLKSTQADLIDLIWQRAQFENAIAVLLGKAPAEFSLADSGRIPALPQIPVALPSQLLERRPDIASAERNVIAANANIGVARAAYFPDLSLSMSGGYSSSSFSNWIELPNRYWSVGPQLALTLFDAGKRSAEVDRTRAVYDQTVAQYRQTVLDGFKEVENFLVQLKVYADEAVVRQEALEAARESLRLTENQYRAGLIGYLDVVNVQTTALSNERSALTLLEGRLVASVQLIAALGGGWDAEQAFAQQE from the coding sequence ATGAACTTCGCCCAGACTCCGCTTCACCGTGCCTTGCAGCTGCTGACCCGTGGCCGTGGCTCGCGCCTGGCCGGCGCCGGGCTGTGCGTGGCCATGCTCAGTGCCTGTACCCTGAGCCCGGACTACCACCGCCCGGCGCTGAGTACACCGGCGCAGTACAAGCAGGCCGAGGGCTGGACCCAGGCCAACCCGTCCGATGCCATCGCCCGTGGTGCCTGGTGGGAAATCTACGGCGATGCCGGGTTGAATGCGCTGGTCGAGGAACTCAACCGCAGCAACCAGACCGTTGCGCAATCGGAAGCCCAGTACCGCCAGGCCCAGGCCTTGGTACGCAGCAGCCGGGCGTCGCTGTTCCCCAGCCTGGACTTGAGCGCCAGCAAGAACCGCTCGGCACAAGGCACCGGCAGTTCCAGTTCGAGCCTGTCCAACAACAGCAGCGGTATCCGCAACACCTACAACGCGCAGCTCGGCGTCAGCTGGGAAGTCGACCTGTGGGGCAAGCTGCGCGAGACCCTGAACGCCAACGAAGCCAGTGCCGAAGCCAGCTTCGCCGACCTGGCCGCGATTCGCCTCAGCCAGCAGTCGGAGCTTGTGCAGAACTACCTGCAGCTGCGGGTAATCGACGAGCAGAAGCGCTTGCTGGAGGCGACCGTCGCGACCTATGAGCGATCGCTGCGGATGAACGAAAACCAGTACCGCGCCGGTGTCGCCGGCCCGGATGCGGTGGCCCAGGCGCGTACCCAGCTCAAGTCCACCCAGGCCGACCTGATCGACCTGATCTGGCAGCGTGCGCAGTTCGAGAACGCCATCGCGGTGTTGCTGGGCAAGGCCCCGGCGGAGTTTTCCCTGGCCGACAGCGGGCGCATTCCGGCGCTACCGCAAATCCCGGTGGCGTTGCCGTCGCAACTGCTCGAGCGGCGCCCGGACATCGCCTCGGCCGAGCGCAACGTGATCGCCGCCAACGCCAACATCGGCGTGGCGCGTGCCGCTTACTTCCCGGACTTGAGCCTGAGCATGAGTGGCGGTTACTCCAGCAGCAGCTTCAGCAACTGGATCGAGCTGCCCAACCGCTACTGGTCGGTGGGGCCGCAACTGGCGCTGACCTTGTTCGACGCCGGCAAGCGCAGCGCCGAGGTTGACCGCACCCGGGCGGTGTATGACCAGACTGTGGCGCAGTACCGCCAGACCGTGCTCGACGGCTTCAAGGAAGTGGAGAACTTTCTGGTGCAGTTGAAGGTGTACGCCGACGAGGCGGTGGTGCGCCAGGAAGCGCTGGAAGCGGCACGCGAGTCGTTGCGCCTGACTGAAAACCAGTACCGCGCCGGTCTGATCGGCTACCTGGATGTGGTCAATGTGCAGACCACCGCGCTGAGTAACGAGCGCAGTGCACTGACGTTGTTGGAAGGGCGCCTGGTCGCCAGCGTGCAGCTGATCGCTGCGCTTGGCGGTGGTTGGGATGCCGAGCAGGCGTTTGCCCAGCAGGAGTAA